In the genome of Vanacampus margaritifer isolate UIUO_Vmar chromosome 1, RoL_Vmar_1.0, whole genome shotgun sequence, one region contains:
- the hoxc13a gene encoding homeobox protein Hox-C13a, producing the protein MTTSLLVHPRWADTLMYVYEKSPNESGPSKSQTMEGLSGNCPATHCRDLMSHPALGRHSGTIASHQGSVYSDISSPDSSRQCPAPQSSSGASLSYGYPFGGPYYGCRLSHSHNVNLQQKPCSYHPADKYAEPGTALPTEELSSRAKEFAFYPSFASSYQAVPGYLDVSVVPGISGHPEPRHDALIPMEGYQHWALSNGWDGQVYCSKDQTQSSHLWKSPFPDVVPLPPEVSSYRRGRKKRVPYTKVQLKELEKEYAASKFITKDKRRRISAATNLSERQVTIWFQNRRVKEKKFVSKSKSNHLHTT; encoded by the exons ATGACGACTTCGCTGCTTGTGCATCCACGCTGGGCGGACACCTTGATGTACGTTTATGAAAAAAGCCCGAATGAAAGCGGCCCGAGTAAAAGCCAAACAATGGAGGGACTGAGCGGTAATTGCCCCGCGACCCACTGCAGGGACCTGATGTCGCACCCCGCCCTGGGACGGCACTCCGGCACCATCGCGAGCCACCAAGGCTCCGTCTACTCGGATATTTCCTCGCCGGACAGCTCTCGCCAGTGTCCCGCCCCGCAGTCGTCCTCGGGCGCCTCGCTCAGCTACGGCTACCCGTTCGGGGGCCCCTACTACGGCTGTCGGCTCTCCCACTCGCACAACGTCAACTTGCAGCAGAAGCCGTGCTCGTACCACCCCGCGGACAAATACGCCGAGCCCGGCACGGCGCTGCCCACCGAGGAGCTGTCGAGCCGGGCCAAAGAGTTTGCCTTCTACCCCAGCTTCGCCAGCTCGTACCAGGCCGTGCCGGGATATCTGGACGTGTCGGTGGTGCCCGGCATCAGTGGCCACCCCGAGCCGCGACACGACGCCCTCATCCCCATGGAGGGCTACCAGCACTGGGCTCTCTCCAATGGCTGGGATGGGCAGGTGTACTGCTCCAAGGACCAGACGCAGTCCAGTCATCTGTGGAAGTCGCCGTTTCCAG ATGTGGTGCCCCTGCCGCCCGAGGTGAGCAGTTACCGGCGCGGCCGTAAAAAGCGAGTCCCCTACACCAAGGTGCAGCTGAAGGAGCTGGAAAAGGAGTACGCGGCCAGCAAGTTCATCACCAAAGACAAGAGAAGGCGCATCTCGGCCGCCACCAACCTCTCAGAGCGCCAAGTCACCATCTGGTTCCAGAACCGACGGGTCAAGGAGAAGAAATTCGTCAGTAAATCCAAGAGCAATCACCTGCACACCACTTGA